A single uncultured Acetobacterium sp. DNA region contains:
- a CDS encoding cobyrinate a,c-diamide synthase: MNYFMLAGASSNVGKTTVTMGIMAAFKKRGLRVKPFKTGPDYIDPMFHRFVTGEPSINLDTWMLDEETIRGLFSRRLAENDLGIVEGVMGLYDGHSLESDVGSSAYLSKTIEAPVILIIDGRGMAKSAAALVKGYVDFDPDTNIVGVIINRISSESHYHLLKEMIEAYNDVTCLGYFPNNPDIVMDSRHLGLVPVEEIADFREKVDKAGELAETYIDLDKLWEISQHDQAVIPFADPFSGYGDKYQGLRIGVPKDRAFNFYYEDNFSALENAGVEVVTFSPLNDIALPENLDGLYIGGGFPEIFGAELAVNMAMIADIKNKLEAGLPCYAECGGLMYLTNSMTLNSGETNPAVGFLMPIPK; this comes from the coding sequence ATGAATTACTTTATGCTGGCTGGAGCCAGCAGCAACGTTGGCAAAACAACCGTCACCATGGGCATCATGGCGGCATTCAAGAAACGGGGTCTGCGGGTAAAACCGTTTAAAACCGGACCGGATTACATTGATCCGATGTTTCATCGCTTTGTAACCGGAGAGCCCTCCATTAATTTGGACACCTGGATGTTGGATGAAGAAACAATCCGAGGACTTTTTTCCCGTCGCCTGGCAGAAAATGATCTGGGAATCGTCGAAGGGGTGATGGGTCTTTATGATGGCCATAGTCTGGAATCGGATGTCGGCAGCAGTGCCTATCTGTCCAAAACCATTGAAGCGCCGGTCATTCTGATCATTGATGGTCGGGGCATGGCCAAAAGTGCCGCCGCGCTGGTCAAAGGCTATGTGGATTTTGATCCCGACACCAATATTGTCGGGGTTATCATTAATCGCATCTCATCGGAATCGCACTATCATTTGCTAAAAGAAATGATTGAAGCCTATAACGATGTGACTTGTCTGGGGTATTTTCCCAACAATCCCGATATCGTCATGGACAGCCGTCATTTGGGACTGGTACCGGTTGAAGAAATTGCCGATTTCCGGGAAAAGGTGGACAAAGCCGGGGAACTGGCCGAAACCTACATTGATCTGGATAAACTATGGGAAATCAGCCAGCACGACCAGGCGGTGATTCCTTTTGCGGATCCCTTTTCAGGTTATGGTGACAAATATCAGGGACTGCGGATTGGCGTGCCCAAAGACCGAGCCTTTAATTTTTACTACGAAGATAATTTCAGCGCCCTGGAAAACGCCGGGGTGGAAGTAGTTACCTTTAGTCCCTTAAATGACATCGCCTTGCCTGAGAATTTAGACGGCCTTTATATTGGTGGCGGCTTTCCGGAAATTTTCGGTGCTGAACTGGCTGTCAACATGGCGATGATTGCCGACATCAAAAATAAACTGGAAGCCGGGCTGCCCTGCTATGCCGAGTGTGGGGGTCTGATGTACCTGACCAACTCGATGACCTTAAACAGCGGTGAAACCAATCCGGCTGTCGGCTTTTTAATGCCGATTCCAAAATGA
- a CDS encoding heme ABC transporter ATP-binding protein, with protein MERLMPRIMLDFKDVVSGYGEKNILQGFNATICQGEFVGLIGPNGTGKSTLLKCLSGLLPVKSGVIILEEKDNTSYTQRERAQMIAVVPQSFDIDYDFTVEDIVLMGRNPYLSYRTKESQNDYTIVTEAMRATKTLTFRKRLYNNLSGGEKQRVIIARAIAQEPDIILLDEPTSALDIHHQIEVMELIRNLNLKKSMTVVAVLHDINLAARYCNRLILMKDGRVIVDGTPKDVITEENLKKVYEMKMFIQENKLFGKPEIIPLRVIKESEDYRSLRIHVICGGNKASQVLEELEAMGHQVTAGVINQGSDDWDICDVLGIPMIEESPFTAISSEKQAENLAVMAKSDLILISDLPFGHGNINNLFGLENLKGEIYFHRNCLNNDFTEGQLKKQLAVIKKKKTVNEISDHQEFIKMVRELTLIEEK; from the coding sequence ATGGAACGGTTAATGCCAAGAATCATGCTGGATTTCAAGGATGTGGTATCCGGCTATGGCGAAAAAAATATCCTGCAGGGATTCAACGCGACCATCTGCCAGGGCGAGTTTGTCGGCCTGATCGGTCCCAATGGCACCGGGAAGTCAACCCTGTTAAAATGTTTATCGGGACTGTTGCCGGTGAAATCCGGGGTCATTATCCTGGAAGAAAAGGACAATACCAGCTATACCCAACGGGAACGCGCCCAAATGATCGCGGTGGTGCCCCAGTCCTTTGATATCGACTACGATTTTACCGTTGAGGACATTGTCCTGATGGGAAGAAACCCTTATCTGAGTTATCGGACCAAGGAAAGTCAGAATGATTACACGATTGTGACCGAGGCGATGCGGGCTACCAAGACCCTCACATTTAGAAAACGGCTGTATAATAATCTCAGTGGCGGCGAAAAACAGCGGGTGATTATTGCCCGGGCGATTGCCCAGGAACCGGATATTATTCTGTTGGATGAACCCACCTCAGCCCTGGATATCCACCATCAGATTGAAGTGATGGAGTTGATTCGCAATCTGAATTTGAAAAAATCGATGACCGTGGTGGCCGTGCTTCATGATATTAATCTGGCCGCTCGTTACTGCAACCGACTTATTTTAATGAAAGACGGAAGGGTGATTGTGGACGGTACCCCCAAAGACGTGATTACTGAAGAAAATCTCAAAAAAGTCTATGAAATGAAAATGTTTATTCAGGAGAATAAGCTGTTTGGAAAACCGGAGATTATTCCGCTCCGGGTGATCAAAGAATCAGAAGATTACCGCAGTTTGCGGATACATGTTATCTGCGGCGGGAACAAGGCTTCCCAGGTACTGGAAGAATTGGAGGCCATGGGTCATCAGGTCACTGCCGGAGTGATCAATCAGGGCAGTGATGACTGGGATATCTGTGATGTGCTGGGGATTCCGATGATTGAAGAAAGCCCCTTTACTGCCATCAGCAGCGAAAAACAGGCAGAAAACCTGGCAGTGATGGCGAAAAGTGATCTGATTCTGATTTCAGATCTGCCTTTTGGCCACGGCAACATTAATAATCTGTTCGGGTTGGAAAACTTGAAGGGCGAAATTTATTTCCACCGGAATTGTCTGAACAATGATTTTACCGAAGGCCAGCTAAAAAAGCAGTTAGCGGTGATTAAAAAGAAAAAGACGGTCAATGAAATCAGTGATCATCAGGAATTTATAAAAATGGTCAGAGAATTGACTCTTATTGAAGAAAAATAG
- a CDS encoding iron chelate uptake ABC transporter family permease subunit — translation MKKKLKKYALPLSIVSCILIIYLCTLTGITAISFVDANKILLNQIFHINVGMENISEGAMAIIWNVRLPRVVLAFLTGGALALCGAAYQGIFKNPMADPYILGVSSGAALGAAIGIVMNLSSSFLGLNGIALLAFAGAFLTILLVYNISRVGRKVPVATLLLSGIAIGQSLGAFMSLLMLFNNESMNQIIFWIMGSLNGKGWNQVIVVLPYVIIGCIIMLTSVRELDIMLLGEETATQLGVDTEALKKKILFSSSLITAAVVAVTGIIGFVGLIVPHIVRMVTGPKHRTLVPFSLLFGGAFLILCDTISRTLMSQEIPVGIITAAFGGPFFVYLLRKRKQGGV, via the coding sequence ATGAAAAAAAAACTCAAAAAATACGCTTTACCATTGTCCATTGTAAGCTGCATCTTAATCATTTATCTGTGCACCTTGACTGGCATTACGGCAATCTCTTTTGTCGATGCAAATAAAATCCTATTGAATCAAATTTTTCATATCAACGTCGGAATGGAAAATATCAGTGAAGGCGCGATGGCGATTATCTGGAATGTTCGTCTGCCGCGGGTTGTTTTGGCATTTCTTACCGGTGGCGCGTTAGCCCTTTGCGGAGCAGCATATCAAGGGATTTTCAAAAATCCGATGGCCGATCCCTATATCTTAGGGGTTTCATCAGGGGCCGCACTCGGCGCCGCCATTGGCATTGTGATGAATCTATCCAGTAGCTTTTTAGGTCTCAACGGCATTGCGCTATTAGCTTTTGCCGGGGCTTTTTTAACAATCCTGCTGGTCTATAATATATCCCGCGTCGGACGGAAAGTACCGGTGGCGACCCTGCTGCTGAGTGGGATAGCAATTGGACAGTCACTGGGCGCTTTTATGTCCCTGTTAATGCTATTTAATAATGAAAGTATGAATCAGATCATTTTCTGGATCATGGGAAGTCTCAATGGAAAAGGCTGGAATCAGGTGATTGTTGTTTTACCCTATGTGATAATCGGTTGTATTATTATGCTGACATCGGTGAGAGAGTTAGATATTATGCTTTTGGGAGAAGAAACAGCAACTCAGCTGGGTGTGGATACCGAAGCCCTGAAAAAGAAAATCCTTTTTTCATCATCACTCATCACCGCCGCAGTCGTAGCAGTTACCGGGATTATTGGATTTGTCGGGTTGATTGTTCCCCATATTGTCCGAATGGTGACTGGTCCAAAGCACCGTACATTAGTACCATTTTCGTTGTTGTTTGGCGGCGCATTTCTGATTCTATGCGATACCATTTCACGAACCTTGATGTCTCAGGAAATTCCAGTCGGGATCATCACCGCCGCCTTCGGGGGGCCCTTCTTTGTCTATCTTTTGAGAAAACGTAAGCAAGGGGGTGTCTGA
- a CDS encoding ABC transporter substrate-binding protein has translation MKKKRMQSLLVIFVILTLMVSFTGCQQSSGTQVTSAVEMKNGAVTYPLTVTDDMGNMVTIDKEPQKIVSLSPATTEILFAVDAGDKVVGRTDYDNYPEAALAVPSIGDFNAPNVEKIIALTPDLVLASNFISDDIRQQLEATGAKVLVFSPVSIDGIMNDIITVGEVTNTNNQASQVVTKMIADRQTIIDTVKTAAAQKSVFIDVGDFFSAGPGSMLDSMLTDINAKNIAADAATPWPQLSTEQIITSNPDVYISLYSTPEQIKATPGFDKIAAIKNNQIVYYEFLSPNSDLVQRPGPRIVEGLALLAKDVYPELFSK, from the coding sequence ATGAAAAAGAAAAGAATGCAAAGTCTGTTAGTAATTTTTGTCATATTGACCTTGATGGTATCCTTTACTGGCTGTCAACAAAGTAGTGGGACCCAAGTGACTTCGGCAGTTGAAATGAAAAATGGCGCCGTCACGTACCCATTAACCGTTACTGATGATATGGGGAATATGGTAACCATTGATAAGGAGCCGCAGAAAATTGTGTCATTGTCACCGGCAACGACTGAAATCCTTTTTGCTGTTGATGCTGGTGACAAAGTTGTGGGACGAACGGATTATGATAATTATCCCGAAGCGGCATTGGCGGTCCCCAGTATCGGCGATTTCAATGCCCCGAATGTGGAAAAAATAATTGCCTTGACACCCGATTTGGTATTGGCTTCCAATTTTATTTCCGATGATATCCGTCAACAATTGGAAGCAACCGGGGCGAAAGTACTGGTCTTCAGTCCGGTGAGTATTGATGGGATTATGAATGATATTATTACGGTTGGTGAAGTAACAAACACCAATAATCAAGCGAGCCAAGTGGTGACAAAAATGATCGCCGATCGGCAGACGATCATCGACACGGTCAAAACGGCGGCTGCTCAAAAATCAGTTTTTATTGATGTGGGTGATTTCTTTAGTGCCGGACCCGGTTCGATGCTCGATTCAATGCTGACTGATATTAATGCCAAGAATATTGCAGCGGATGCTGCCACACCGTGGCCACAACTGAGTACCGAACAGATTATTACGAGCAACCCCGATGTATATATTTCATTGTATAGTACACCTGAACAGATAAAAGCAACACCCGGTTTTGACAAGATTGCAGCCATTAAAAACAATCAGATTGTCTATTACGAATTTTTATCACCAAATAGTGATTTGGTCCAACGACCAGGACCACGTATTGTTGAAGGGCTGGCGCTCTTGGCAAAAGATGTTTATCCGGAGCTGTTTTCAAAATAA
- a CDS encoding sugar phosphate isomerase/epimerase, with translation MNYSMFSWFGYFMNFEDRIKIIADAGFDAAMISWEDEQEPWAIRKENFPEIVRKNGLDITNIHAPFIGYSDIWTASRMEIQPKLQMFKDYLKDCQAFDIPAMVMHTNDLDEFQPDLDKGLAFFSELADAAEKHGVNLAVENVSRQHLLVYLLDEIDAPRFGMCYDSSHDFLEEQNCGRILKKYKQRIKALHLSDNDFQADRHWIPGEGSIPLDEILTEILTVPTITTISYEVVANEIWREKEPLDFARAVRESLALKADKPQQK, from the coding sequence ATGAATTACAGCATGTTTTCCTGGTTTGGTTATTTTATGAATTTTGAGGATCGGATTAAAATCATCGCCGATGCGGGTTTTGATGCCGCCATGATTTCCTGGGAGGATGAGCAAGAACCCTGGGCGATCAGAAAAGAAAATTTTCCCGAGATCGTCAGAAAGAATGGTCTGGATATCACCAATATCCATGCGCCTTTTATTGGCTACAGCGATATCTGGACGGCCTCCCGAATGGAAATCCAGCCCAAACTGCAGATGTTTAAGGATTATCTCAAAGATTGCCAGGCTTTTGATATTCCGGCGATGGTGATGCACACCAATGATCTGGATGAATTCCAGCCGGATCTGGATAAGGGCTTGGCTTTTTTCTCGGAGCTGGCTGATGCCGCCGAAAAACATGGTGTCAATCTGGCCGTGGAAAATGTCTCCCGTCAGCATCTGCTGGTTTATCTGCTGGACGAAATCGATGCCCCCCGGTTTGGGATGTGTTACGATAGTTCTCACGATTTTCTGGAAGAGCAAAACTGTGGCCGGATTTTAAAAAAATACAAGCAGCGGATCAAAGCCCTCCATTTATCGGACAATGATTTTCAGGCCGACCGTCATTGGATTCCCGGCGAAGGCAGCATTCCGCTGGATGAGATTCTGACCGAGATTCTGACCGTGCCAACCATTACAACGATCTCTTATGAGGTCGTCGCTAATGAAATCTGGCGGGAAAAAGAGCCACTGGATTTTGCCCGGGCGGTGCGGGAGAGTCTGGCGTTAAAAGCGGACAAACCACAGCAAAAATAA
- a CDS encoding glycosyltransferase: protein MTEQQTNKIATPDKEKNFVSAVIYIYNDEDRIRDFLGKINDVLNANFEHYQIICVNDASDDNSLAMIREMGKTVKGTVINIVNMSFYQGVELSMNAGIDLSIGDFVFEFDNMVMDYDPKLMMEVYNHSLTGYDIVNAAPKRPGRKTSWLFYSVFNRYSHSPNPLRTENFRVLSRRAINRVHSMSKTIPYRKAVYANCGLKIDTIEYHNDLSCTKAYNAETKNQRKEMATDSLILFTNVAYKITIAAAVFMMMATFGIGIYTLFSYVYEDVVSGYTSMMLVIVFGFFGVFVILAVIIKYLSMLMELVFSKQKYTIESVETISE from the coding sequence ATGACTGAACAGCAAACAAATAAAATAGCAACTCCAGATAAAGAAAAGAACTTTGTCTCGGCGGTCATCTACATTTATAATGATGAAGATCGAATCAGGGATTTTCTGGGAAAAATTAATGACGTTTTAAACGCCAATTTTGAACACTATCAGATTATCTGTGTCAATGACGCCTCCGACGACAACAGCCTGGCGATGATCCGGGAAATGGGAAAAACCGTCAAAGGTACAGTCATCAATATCGTCAATATGAGCTTTTACCAAGGGGTTGAGCTTTCCATGAATGCCGGGATCGATCTTTCCATTGGTGATTTTGTCTTTGAGTTTGACAACATGGTGATGGATTATGATCCGAAGCTGATGATGGAAGTCTATAATCACAGCTTAACCGGTTATGACATTGTTAATGCTGCACCGAAAAGACCGGGACGCAAAACCTCGTGGCTGTTTTACTCGGTGTTTAACCGTTATTCCCACAGCCCAAATCCTCTTAGAACCGAAAATTTTCGGGTGCTGTCACGGCGGGCGATTAACCGGGTTCATTCGATGAGCAAAACAATTCCCTATCGGAAGGCGGTTTATGCCAACTGCGGTTTGAAAATTGATACCATCGAATATCACAATGATTTATCCTGCACCAAAGCTTATAATGCTGAAACAAAAAATCAGCGTAAAGAAATGGCCACCGACTCACTGATTTTATTTACTAATGTTGCTTATAAAATAACCATTGCGGCCGCTGTCTTTATGATGATGGCGACTTTTGGTATCGGGATTTATACACTGTTCAGTTATGTTTATGAAGATGTGGTTTCCGGCTACACCTCGATGATGCTGGTGATCGTCTTTGGCTTTTTCGGTGTCTTTGTCATTTTGGCCGTGATCATCAAGTATTTATCGATGCTGATGGAGCTGGTTTTCAGTAAACAGAAATATACCATCGAGTCGGTGGAAACCATCAGCGAATAA
- a CDS encoding FAD-dependent oxidoreductase has protein sequence MTHNKKKSNKIMWDKIIIGAGLYGLYAAKTCGDRGERVLVLEWEDAPFKRATYINQARVHMGYHYPRSYATAIKSAHYFNRFIKDYDFCIHSEFEQVYATSGSFSWTNREQFTQFCQAAEIPCEELMPEKYFKKGLCDGAYLTKEYTYDAGILGQFFMDALEKMSNVEINYGVRLQEIEKGSDVYALTLENGEVVETGFLLNATYGSTNQILDLAGYEPFKIKYELCEIILCKPQNKLLDVGITVMDGPFFSVMPFGKTGNHSLTSVTFTPHVSSFDSLPKFNCQEKSQGYCSPKQLGNCNDCIAKPNSAWPYMSNMAEKYLKEEYGFSYAGSLFSMKPILKASEVDDSRPTVVRKVSEKPTFVSVLSGKINTVYDLDEVLKND, from the coding sequence ATGACCCATAACAAAAAAAAATCAAACAAAATCATGTGGGACAAAATAATTATCGGTGCCGGTCTTTATGGGCTTTATGCCGCCAAGACCTGCGGCGACCGGGGCGAGCGAGTGCTGGTGCTGGAATGGGAAGATGCGCCCTTTAAGCGGGCTACCTATATCAACCAGGCCCGGGTCCATATGGGTTACCATTACCCCCGATCCTATGCCACGGCGATCAAATCGGCCCATTACTTTAATCGCTTTATCAAAGATTATGATTTCTGCATTCACAGTGAATTTGAGCAAGTTTACGCCACCAGCGGCAGCTTCAGCTGGACCAACCGGGAACAGTTTACCCAGTTTTGTCAGGCTGCTGAAATTCCCTGTGAAGAACTGATGCCCGAGAAATACTTTAAAAAAGGACTCTGTGACGGTGCCTACCTGACCAAAGAATATACCTACGACGCCGGGATTCTGGGTCAGTTTTTTATGGACGCATTGGAAAAAATGTCGAATGTTGAAATCAATTATGGGGTCAGACTTCAGGAGATCGAAAAGGGCAGTGATGTTTATGCCTTAACCCTGGAAAACGGCGAGGTTGTGGAAACCGGTTTTCTCTTAAATGCCACCTATGGGTCAACCAATCAGATCCTCGATCTGGCCGGTTATGAGCCATTTAAAATTAAGTATGAACTGTGTGAAATCATTCTCTGCAAACCCCAAAACAAGCTGCTGGATGTGGGTATTACCGTTATGGACGGGCCTTTTTTTTCGGTGATGCCCTTTGGCAAAACGGGAAATCATTCGTTGACCTCGGTGACCTTTACCCCCCATGTATCTTCTTTTGACAGTCTGCCTAAATTTAACTGTCAGGAAAAGAGTCAGGGTTATTGCAGCCCCAAACAACTGGGGAACTGCAATGATTGCATCGCCAAGCCAAACTCCGCCTGGCCCTATATGTCTAATATGGCGGAGAAATATTTAAAGGAAGAGTATGGCTTTAGCTATGCTGGATCGCTGTTTTCCATGAAACCGATTCTTAAGGCATCGGAAGTGGATGACTCCCGGCCGACAGTGGTTCGGAAGGTCAGCGAAAAACCAACCTTTGTTTCGGTGTTATCCGGGAAAATAAATACGGTTTACGATTTGGATGAGGTATTGAAAAATGACTGA
- a CDS encoding DegT/DnrJ/EryC1/StrS family aminotransferase, with amino-acid sequence MKVPANNLLRHYQEHQEEYETKALEILRSGSYVLGNEVDRFERDFAKYIGTDYCVGLGNCLDALWLSFRVLGIGAGDEVIVQANTYIASVMGITINDATPVFVEPDAFHSIDAAKIEEKITEKTKAILVVHLYGTSCEMDKIVAIAKKHNLRLVEDCAQSHGATYQGKVTGSFGDIGCFSFYPSKNLGAFGDGGAITTNSPELDKAFRMYRFYGSEKRYYNKVVGTNSRLDEIQAGLLNVKLNYLDELNADRNRVCAVYLNKMNNPVIQLPKLRDHATTVWHQFVITTPYRDEVKDYLEAAGIGSIIHYPIPPHLSEAYAYLKIGRGSLPITEKLADEVLSLPLFYGMTDAEIETVVAAINAFVPKALEQ; translated from the coding sequence ATGAAGGTACCGGCAAATAATTTATTACGACACTATCAAGAACATCAGGAAGAATACGAAACCAAAGCACTGGAAATTCTAAGAAGCGGAAGCTATGTTCTGGGGAATGAAGTGGACCGCTTTGAAAGGGATTTTGCAAAATATATCGGCACCGACTATTGTGTCGGCCTGGGGAACTGTTTAGATGCTCTGTGGCTTTCTTTTCGTGTTTTAGGCATTGGTGCCGGCGACGAGGTCATCGTTCAGGCCAATACCTATATCGCCAGCGTGATGGGGATCACCATTAATGATGCCACCCCGGTGTTTGTGGAACCGGATGCGTTTCATAGCATTGATGCGGCTAAAATTGAAGAAAAAATAACCGAAAAGACCAAGGCCATTCTGGTGGTTCACCTTTATGGAACAAGTTGCGAAATGGATAAAATCGTCGCCATTGCCAAAAAACACAATCTCCGCCTGGTGGAAGATTGCGCCCAAAGCCATGGGGCGACTTATCAGGGCAAGGTCACCGGTTCCTTTGGCGATATTGGTTGTTTCAGCTTTTATCCGTCAAAAAATCTCGGCGCTTTTGGTGATGGCGGCGCCATTACCACCAACAGCCCGGAACTGGATAAGGCGTTTCGGATGTACCGGTTCTATGGCAGTGAAAAGCGTTATTATAATAAGGTCGTGGGCACCAATTCCCGGTTGGACGAAATCCAGGCTGGGCTGCTTAATGTGAAGCTGAATTATCTGGACGAGCTCAATGCTGACCGCAACCGGGTTTGCGCGGTATATCTTAACAAGATGAACAACCCGGTGATTCAGTTGCCCAAACTGCGGGATCATGCCACCACCGTCTGGCATCAGTTTGTCATTACCACCCCCTATCGGGATGAAGTGAAGGATTATCTGGAGGCAGCGGGGATTGGCAGTATTATTCATTATCCGATTCCACCTCATTTGTCGGAAGCTTATGCTTACCTGAAGATTGGCAGGGGCAGTCTGCCGATTACCGAAAAACTGGCGGACGAGGTATTATCCCTGCCGTTATTCTATGGGATGACTGATGCCGAAATCGAAACCGTCGTTGCCGCCATCAATGCCTTTGTGCCAAAGGCGCTGGAGCAATAA
- a CDS encoding glycosyltransferase: MKVNILFPVLDEERRLEKGILKTLVFLKKNKLFDYQLTIIDNGSTDATEAISRRLCEKHPEVHYLKTSERGVGVALRTGAADNSCDIIGYMDIDLSTNIEHLKQVKDIFENQPEVKIIKGSRLMKNSAVKGRKPSREFTSRGLNGLLHVVFNNQFTDALCGFDFYRKETFDDLIAASSQDNGWFYCVELLLRAERKGIEVHDIPVIWEDDYDTKVKVVKTVVSYLKQIKFLKSEFIKEDRQKRLS, from the coding sequence ATGAAAGTAAATATATTATTTCCCGTTCTTGATGAAGAGCGGCGACTGGAAAAAGGGATTTTAAAAACCCTGGTTTTCCTCAAAAAAAATAAGCTGTTTGATTATCAGCTGACCATCATTGATAATGGCTCAACCGACGCTACCGAGGCCATCAGCCGACGGCTGTGCGAAAAGCATCCCGAGGTGCATTATCTGAAAACCTCAGAACGGGGCGTGGGCGTAGCATTGCGAACCGGCGCCGCTGACAATAGCTGTGATATTATCGGCTATATGGACATCGATCTTTCCACCAACATCGAACATCTGAAGCAAGTGAAGGATATTTTTGAAAACCAGCCGGAGGTAAAAATTATTAAGGGCTCCCGACTGATGAAAAATTCGGCCGTGAAGGGACGCAAACCCTCCCGAGAATTTACCTCCCGGGGGTTAAACGGACTCTTGCATGTGGTTTTTAACAATCAGTTTACCGATGCCCTCTGTGGATTTGATTTTTATCGAAAAGAGACCTTTGACGACTTGATCGCTGCTTCCAGCCAGGACAATGGCTGGTTTTATTGCGTTGAGCTATTACTTAGAGCCGAACGTAAGGGCATCGAAGTCCACGATATTCCGGTGATCTGGGAAGATGATTATGATACTAAGGTAAAGGTTGTTAAAACTGTGGTATCCTATCTCAAACAAATCAAATTTTTAAAGTCAGAATTTATCAAAGAAGATCGTCAAAAAAGATTGAGTTAA
- the mtnA gene encoding S-methyl-5-thioribose-1-phosphate isomerase, translating to MKPVYFEDGELKLIDQTKLPTEFIIHSYTDYREIAKAIVDMIVRGAPAIGVTAGYGVYFGALEYENEPKDVFYGKMKKVCELLASTRPTAVNLFWAIKRMEDVMAANADKEPVELVEILKHEAQAICAEDIQMCRDMGKHGAELIHPNDTILTHCNAGALATADYGTALGVIRAAHEAGKNISVYADETRPFLQGARLTAYELHADGIPVTLITDNMAGWMMKQGKIDGVIVGADRIASNGDVANKIGTYSVSVLAKAHGIPMYVAAPTSTIDFAMKSGDEIVIEQRDCREISHICGIQVAPDGVAMENPAFDVTPHQNVTAIITEKGVVYPPYDINIPKLKEFPN from the coding sequence TTGAAACCAGTTTATTTTGAAGATGGGGAGCTGAAGCTGATTGATCAGACCAAGCTTCCCACCGAGTTTATCATCCATTCGTATACCGATTATCGGGAAATTGCCAAAGCCATTGTGGATATGATCGTTCGAGGAGCACCGGCCATCGGGGTAACCGCTGGCTACGGTGTTTATTTTGGTGCATTGGAATATGAAAATGAGCCAAAAGACGTTTTTTATGGTAAAATGAAAAAAGTTTGCGAATTATTGGCTTCTACCCGTCCCACCGCCGTGAATTTATTCTGGGCGATTAAACGGATGGAAGATGTGATGGCGGCCAATGCGGATAAAGAGCCGGTAGAACTGGTTGAGATATTAAAGCATGAAGCCCAGGCCATCTGCGCTGAAGACATTCAAATGTGCCGGGATATGGGAAAACATGGTGCCGAGTTGATCCATCCGAATGATACCATTTTGACCCACTGCAACGCCGGTGCCTTGGCGACCGCCGATTATGGGACGGCCCTGGGCGTAATCCGGGCAGCCCATGAAGCTGGCAAAAATATTTCCGTTTATGCCGACGAGACCCGGCCTTTTTTACAGGGTGCCCGGCTGACGGCGTATGAGCTTCATGCCGATGGCATCCCGGTAACCTTGATCACTGACAACATGGCTGGCTGGATGATGAAGCAGGGCAAAATTGACGGGGTCATTGTGGGAGCGGATCGGATTGCTTCAAACGGCGATGTGGCCAATAAAATTGGTACCTATTCGGTTTCGGTGTTAGCCAAAGCGCACGGTATCCCGATGTATGTGGCAGCACCGACATCCACCATTGATTTTGCCATGAAATCCGGCGATGAAATTGTCATTGAACAACGGGATTGCCGGGAAATTAGTCATATCTGTGGGATTCAGGTGGCACCGGACGGTGTAGCCATGGAAAACCCGGCTTTTGACGTCACCCCACACCAGAATGTGACCGCCATCATCACCGAAAAGGGTGTGGTCTATCCGCCCTATGATATCAATATACCTAAGCTTAAAGAGTTCCCAAACTGA